In Haliscomenobacter hydrossis DSM 1100, the DNA window AGGGTGGCAAAACCACGTACACCACGTCGATATCGGGATTGTTGGCGATCTGGTCAAAGTTCTGGTAGTTGTAAATGTTTTTCTCCGGGAGGTTGTACTTCTTTTTCCAGGTTTCGGCTTTGGAGGGAGTACCTGTGACGATTCCGGCGAGATAAGCCTTTTCGGTCAGTTGTAGTGCGGGCGCGAGCAGGTCAGTACTGTAATAGCCCAGGCCTACGAGGGCAATACCCAATTTTTCCTTGGCTGGATAAGTAGCCGATAAAAGGGAGTTTGTTGAAAACAAAGTGGCTGCGCTGGCTATAGCTGCTTTGGACAGAAAGTCGCGTCGTTCCATTTTCATGCTCATGTTTTTTGGTGTGATCGAATGTTTATAGTGTAAACGTAACATCCCGCCTGCGGCGGAAATTGATAAAGATAATTTCACCACGGATTCCACAGATTTTCACAGATTTTTTGGATATGACAAAAAATCTGTGGAATCAGTGGTGAAAAAGATCCACCGTAGGCGGAGTACTACCTTGCGTTATTGCTTCTCTACAAATTTACGGGAGCTGGTGGCATTTGCTGTGGGAAAATCTTTTGGGATCGGAATGTTGACCTTGCCCGTTGCCGCCCACTGCGCACCCCTTTGCAGGCAAGTGATGAAACCAACACATTCTACCGAATAATCCACGTGGCCCAGTGGCGTGTGAAAAATCCGCCCCTTGCCGTATTTGATGGTCAGCAACATCGGTTCGTGGTGATCAGTACCCCGGTTGGTTTTGGGGGAAAAGGCCGTGGCCAATACTTCCATGTTTTCGGCAGGGCCTCGCAATCGGTCGTACATTTCATCTTTGGTATGCATCCAGGTAAGCGGCATTCCACGGGTGATCGGGTGCTTGCTATTGCGGATGGTCACCTGAAATTCGGCTTGTGCACCGTGCGAACCTGCTTTTCCTGGTTGGGTGTCCCTGATGAGTTTTCCTTCCTGGTCGTAATAGACGTAAGGACCATCTTTTTCGGTACGGTCGCCCCAACCGCCGAGGCCGATCATTTTATTGTAAGCGGGCCAATTGGGAAAAGAGTTGTCGGCGGCATGCACGACGACCAATCCTCCTCCGTTTTTGATGAACGCTTCAAAATTGGCCTGGGTCGCATCGGGCCAGGGTGCGGCATTCCAACCAAAGTTACACACCACCAGGTCGTACTTGGAAAAGTCGATCAGGTAGCTGGAATCTGCTCTGGGTTTGGGCAGTGCCTGGGTGTTGGGAACGCCCGGAATTTTATATTGTGCAACGAGGTCATCGCCCTGCCAGGTGTAATGCGTGCGTTTCACCTCCACCGAAAACTTACCCGTTTCTTCCAGGTATTGCTTCATCATGTAGGTGATTTTGGGCCATTGGACGTGGTTGTTTTGCCCATCTACGATGAGGGTTTTGATGACTTTGGAGCTTCCTCCGCCAGTCGTTTGCGCCTGAGTTTTGCCCAAGGCAAAGACGGCGATGAGCGCGAGTATGATGCAGTTCGATTTCATCTGAATTGCTGTTTTGATTAAATGAATCCATTGCCCACCTTCGGCGGGCTAATTTTTGATATTTTATCCCGCAGATCACACAGATTTACGCAGATTTTTTTCCAAAATGAACATTATCTGCGTAAATCTGCGTGATCTGCGGGCTACTTTATCTTATTAAACTCCGCCGCAGGCGGGGTGCTAAAATTTTACCTTTTCGATTATTTGCTAGCCGTTGGGGCCAGTTTTGCCAGATCCTCAGCAGTCCAGGATTGTTTTACCTTGCGGTGTTGGTCTCTCAGCTTTTTGACCTCATCAGGTTGTACAATCAGCAGCGGTTTGTTCCTCATAGCGGCGTTTCGATTGGCGGCAAATTCATAACGGCCATAACTCAAAACCGCAGCAATCCACTCATCGGTATTGTCTTTCATGGCAGGCATTTCACTGGGATAGGTTTTGCCTTCAATGGGGCCTTTTAATCCATGTAAAAGGATGCGGATGGCATTTGACTTGTCTCCGTTGAGGTGTTTGGATCCCACTAAAGCAGGCGCTGCATTGCTGGCTAGCCCTTTGCCATCGCCACCGTGACAAGGCGAGCACATGGATTGATAAATTTCAGCGCCCTGTAAAAGCAACTTTCGATCGGCTGCGGCAAAGCTGCCCAGTCTGCTACCATAAATTCTGAAATCCTCGTTTTTGTCCAGGCTGTTTTTTACGCTGTTCAGCATAGTATGGTTCGGGTTTTGAGCCAAAATGTCTTTAGCCAGCTGTTTGGCGCGTTCATTTTTACTGGATCCCAAGGACAGTAGCAATTGTATTTTTACATCATCGTGCCCATCGTTCAGCATTTTGCCCAGGTGCTCAATTATGGCCTGGTCGTTCTGTTTTACGTAGGATTCGCTGATCCAGACTGCTGCTCGGCGCACTTGCGGATCAGGGTCTTTCAGGGCAGTGTACAGCACCTCTTTGTTGATGGCCTGCAAACCTTCCAGGGTCCAGAGGGCATGCAAACGGCCCAAGGCGGAAGGGGCTTTGGGGAGTGAACCCTGCTGACCTGTGGCCATCTGGGTCAATGCAGGAACCACCGATTTATCGCCAAGCACGATGATTTGTTTTTGCGCATTATCGCGCCACCAGCCATTGGGATGGTCCAGATGTTTGAGCAAATCACTGGCCGGAACATCCAGCATTTTAGGCTTCGGCCCAGCCTGGTATCCATCGTGTACCAGGCGCCAGATGCGGCCCCGCTGGTTGATTTTGGCCAAACCATATTGGTCAATTTTATTGCGCAAAAAACTCCCCTTTCGGGTCCAGTTGGATTCCTGGATGATGCCCCGGTTCATGTCTACGATGTACA includes these proteins:
- a CDS encoding ThuA domain-containing protein, which gives rise to MKSNCIILALIAVFALGKTQAQTTGGGSSKVIKTLIVDGQNNHVQWPKITYMMKQYLEETGKFSVEVKRTHYTWQGDDLVAQYKIPGVPNTQALPKPRADSSYLIDFSKYDLVVCNFGWNAAPWPDATQANFEAFIKNGGGLVVVHAADNSFPNWPAYNKMIGLGGWGDRTEKDGPYVYYDQEGKLIRDTQPGKAGSHGAQAEFQVTIRNSKHPITRGMPLTWMHTKDEMYDRLRGPAENMEVLATAFSPKTNRGTDHHEPMLLTIKYGKGRIFHTPLGHVDYSVECVGFITCLQRGAQWAATGKVNIPIPKDFPTANATSSRKFVEKQ